From Rhizobium favelukesii, the proteins below share one genomic window:
- a CDS encoding gene transfer agent family protein: MQHIAFFGDGEKTFALTSEMILELERKTGVGIAALYARFMRQDFHFADMVEIVRTGLIGGGTSPAEAQTLVDTYAKPRPIMEVLPLAFDILDARWNGKPEVPAIALDEIGKAAATGDLSAAINEALAESGL; the protein is encoded by the coding sequence ATGCAGCACATCGCCTTTTTTGGTGACGGCGAAAAGACCTTCGCCCTCACCTCCGAAATGATTCTCGAATTGGAACGCAAGACCGGCGTCGGCATTGCAGCCCTTTACGCCCGCTTCATGCGGCAGGATTTCCATTTCGCCGACATGGTTGAAATCGTCCGCACGGGCCTGATTGGCGGTGGAACGTCCCCGGCTGAAGCTCAGACGCTTGTTGATACCTACGCCAAGCCGCGCCCGATCATGGAAGTTCTTCCCCTCGCCTTCGACATTCTTGACGCCCGTTGGAACGGCAAGCCGGAAGTCCCGGCAATCGCCCTGGACGAAATCGGAAAGGCCGCAGCAACCGGCGACCTCTCGGCAGCTATCAACGAAGCACTTGCGGAGTCCGGCCTGTGA
- a CDS encoding phage portal protein, which produces MKIASVVTKAATALGLRQEQKAYSLSDPAINELFGVVPTASGVSITGYSAMRVPAVLQAVRLISETIGSLPCKLYRDSDGSKEAAKDNTGHKITHSRANDWTSAGQLRVDLTIDALLRGAGYAQVVRASDDRPLELHRLDPSKVQQRFEDDGEPFYLVSTERGQVRLSYRDVLYIPAFAGVSPVKLGREAIGVAAVLERHASQFFSSGARPSGIITNEKLQGGEAGSTAIANILKSWRKWRASANGDPLVMDAGWKFEQPTMASTDAQFIENRLEQINEVARIFGVPPHMLYQLERATWSNAEQMAASFLQLCLRPWLDKWQDAYATVLLSDDERDSHYFEFVIDDLQRADAAGRAEIFGKLVAMRAMTPNEVRAAMNLPALAGGDELANPYTTASGPAERQQPKETAE; this is translated from the coding sequence ATGAAAATCGCCTCTGTAGTTACGAAAGCTGCAACCGCACTTGGCCTTCGCCAAGAACAGAAGGCGTATTCCCTTAGCGATCCCGCCATCAATGAGCTTTTCGGCGTTGTCCCTACTGCGTCAGGCGTGTCCATTACTGGATATTCCGCGATGCGCGTTCCGGCTGTTCTTCAAGCCGTCCGCCTGATCTCCGAAACGATTGGCTCACTTCCTTGCAAGCTCTATCGCGACAGCGATGGCAGCAAGGAAGCTGCCAAGGATAACACCGGCCACAAGATCACCCATAGTCGCGCGAATGACTGGACCAGCGCCGGGCAGCTTCGCGTTGATCTCACGATTGACGCCCTGCTTCGCGGAGCTGGCTATGCTCAAGTTGTCCGCGCGTCAGACGATCGCCCCCTTGAGCTTCACCGGCTAGACCCTTCGAAGGTGCAACAGCGCTTCGAGGATGACGGCGAACCATTCTATCTCGTTTCTACGGAACGCGGACAGGTTCGGCTTTCCTATCGTGATGTTCTCTATATCCCGGCCTTCGCTGGCGTTTCGCCGGTCAAGCTTGGCCGCGAGGCTATCGGCGTTGCGGCAGTTCTTGAGCGCCATGCATCTCAGTTCTTTAGTTCCGGCGCTCGCCCTAGCGGCATCATCACCAATGAAAAGCTTCAGGGCGGCGAAGCCGGAAGCACAGCGATAGCCAATATTCTGAAGTCGTGGCGCAAGTGGCGCGCCAGCGCCAACGGTGATCCGCTCGTTATGGACGCCGGTTGGAAGTTCGAACAGCCGACCATGGCAAGCACCGATGCTCAGTTCATCGAAAACCGGCTGGAGCAGATCAACGAAGTCGCTCGTATATTCGGCGTGCCGCCGCACATGCTCTATCAGCTTGAGCGCGCGACGTGGAGCAATGCCGAACAGATGGCCGCAAGCTTCCTTCAGCTTTGCCTTCGGCCCTGGCTAGACAAATGGCAGGACGCCTACGCGACCGTGCTTCTCTCCGATGATGAGCGCGACAGCCATTATTTCGAATTCGTCATTGACGACCTTCAGCGCGCCGACGCGGCAGGCCGGGCCGAAATCTTTGGCAAGCTTGTCGCCATGCGCGCCATGACCCCGAACGAAGTCCGCGCCGCAATGAACCTTCCGGCATTGGCGGGCGGCGACGAACTGGCAAACCCCTACACAACCGCGAGCGGCCCGGCAGAACGCCAGCAGCCGAAGGAAACAGCCGAATAA
- a CDS encoding site-specific integrase, producing MAGKVKNLLNRDGRYFSRIVVPRELRPFLDNKTELREALGPDRRAALARHATALAGLQAQIAVAERKAKIARGERITPGRYPLPVDQIALRNYNERLSFDDLLRNSGPRWTSVGIDDLHVALLRDGIAGKLNDAALERLVGERIDRYRSLGNTTVVNGSDEWRTLARALCMSELEALARVAERDEGDFAGKPENPMLAKAVEVDEIAADVSEAEFNNLTFEAVIQEKERLTGMGLGGNEKSASTLEKYRQTVHDFEHHRRSKKVASVTLEEGEAWRNAMLEAGKLSRKTIRDKLAAIRAILTWGQEQCRGKLFPAIPKGTPFDYLELPVAEVKDSADRTYTLEQARKVLEAARAEVARPNFRWIPWLLAHSGMRVGEALQLERADVVELEGNWFMHIRVGDGRTTKTRKGRKVPIHQALVAEGFIEWIKERPAGKLFPGTFQDQRLREWIKEGPLKDVDNAPPPNHGFRHLFEDALFGGVSNKAALYITGRSSGSSADDYGGSDVKLLELANQMRNVRHFL from the coding sequence ATGGCCGGTAAGGTGAAGAACCTTCTCAATCGCGACGGGCGCTATTTTTCTCGGATTGTGGTCCCGAGGGAGCTACGGCCATTTCTCGACAACAAAACGGAGCTCCGCGAGGCTCTTGGCCCTGACCGGCGCGCTGCGCTCGCCCGGCACGCAACGGCACTCGCAGGCCTCCAGGCTCAAATAGCAGTCGCCGAACGTAAGGCCAAGATTGCGAGGGGCGAGCGGATCACGCCGGGCCGCTACCCGCTTCCGGTCGATCAGATCGCGCTTCGCAATTACAATGAACGCCTTTCTTTTGATGATTTGTTGCGAAACTCCGGTCCCCGGTGGACCAGCGTCGGCATTGACGATTTGCACGTCGCGCTTTTGCGCGACGGTATCGCAGGCAAGCTTAACGACGCTGCTCTTGAACGGTTGGTCGGTGAAAGGATCGACCGATATCGCAGCCTAGGCAACACGACCGTTGTGAATGGCAGCGATGAATGGCGCACCTTGGCGCGTGCTTTGTGCATGTCGGAATTGGAGGCCCTTGCCCGTGTCGCCGAACGCGATGAAGGGGATTTCGCCGGAAAGCCCGAAAACCCGATGCTAGCGAAGGCCGTTGAGGTTGACGAAATTGCCGCTGATGTATCGGAAGCCGAATTCAACAACCTAACTTTTGAGGCCGTCATTCAAGAAAAAGAGCGGCTGACCGGGATGGGTTTAGGCGGCAACGAGAAATCCGCCTCGACATTGGAGAAGTATCGCCAGACTGTCCATGATTTCGAGCATCATCGCCGTAGCAAAAAAGTCGCGAGCGTTACGCTTGAGGAAGGCGAGGCTTGGCGTAATGCCATGCTTGAAGCAGGCAAGCTTTCGAGAAAGACGATTCGAGACAAACTCGCCGCGATACGCGCTATCCTGACATGGGGACAGGAACAGTGCAGAGGAAAGCTATTTCCGGCAATACCTAAGGGAACTCCGTTTGACTACCTAGAACTTCCGGTCGCCGAAGTGAAGGATAGCGCTGACCGCACCTACACGCTTGAGCAAGCTCGCAAGGTCCTCGAGGCAGCGCGCGCAGAGGTCGCGCGTCCTAACTTCCGTTGGATACCTTGGCTGCTCGCTCATAGTGGGATGAGAGTTGGTGAGGCACTTCAGCTCGAAAGGGCAGACGTCGTTGAGCTTGAGGGGAACTGGTTCATGCACATTCGCGTCGGCGATGGCCGGACGACGAAGACCCGCAAGGGCCGTAAGGTTCCGATTCATCAAGCTCTCGTTGCCGAAGGCTTTATCGAATGGATCAAAGAACGTCCTGCCGGTAAGTTGTTTCCAGGGACCTTCCAAGATCAGCGGCTTCGCGAGTGGATCAAAGAAGGACCGCTAAAAGACGTCGACAACGCCCCACCGCCTAACCATGGATTTCGGCACCTTTTCGAGGACGCGCTTTTCGGCGGCGTAAGCAACAAGGCCGCGCTCTATATTACGGGCCGCTCTTCGGGCTCCTCCGCAGACGACTACGGCGGGAGTGATGTCAAGCTACTAGAGCTAGCGAATCAAATGAGAAACGTGCGGCATTTTCTGTAG
- a CDS encoding ETC complex I subunit, which yields MSAKIYRPAKTAMQSGKAKTNIWVLEFDQETPRTIDPIMGYTSSSDMRQQLKLTFETQELAEAYAKRNGIEYRVIAPKDPQRQIVAYPDNFRYTRTQPWTH from the coding sequence ATGTCTGCCAAGATCTATCGTCCAGCCAAGACCGCGATGCAGTCCGGCAAGGCAAAGACAAATATTTGGGTTCTTGAGTTCGATCAGGAGACGCCGCGCACCATCGATCCGATCATGGGCTACACGTCGTCTTCGGATATGCGCCAGCAGCTAAAGCTGACCTTCGAAACGCAGGAACTCGCCGAGGCTTACGCAAAGCGCAACGGCATCGAGTACCGGGTCATTGCCCCGAAAGATCCGCAGCGCCAGATCGTGGCCTATCCCGACAATTTCCGCTATACGCGGACGCAACCCTGGACGCACTGA